A stretch of DNA from Sander lucioperca isolate FBNREF2018 chromosome 8, SLUC_FBN_1.2, whole genome shotgun sequence:
aaaaaatgctgtttctgaggcaaaacccagtaatgcagaggaattgtggaatgtagttcaatggtcctgggctggaatacctgttcacaggtgccagaagttggtcgactccatgcaacacagatgtgaagcagttctcagaaataatggttatgcaactaaatattagtgcagtgattcacaGTAAAGccaacccttgagacatttttcagttcatacagtaaatgtttgagtttgtgaagaaaaatgcaaatactattttttttgaacagcctaatattcctttttcttcactttctgtaaaggtataacacaaacctgatcaattttggtcatgttttgatttggaattgaatgtgcagtgttcccaatgcattgatattatggaattaaaagctattctaaggattttgagcattattcacttttttaaaaacactgctattatttactattatatactgtatctacgtaagagtgacatgatactgtcatgacacatggatgtattaagagaactttcatgacacatgaaccctaacttgtcatgcaAAAAACTAAACGTTTGACTTGTTTaggtttatgacacgttcatgacagtgtcatgtcactcttatgtagataccttcaagtaaagtgtagcCAAACAGACtaaagtgtttaaaaagaaCTTCGGTAACCAACAAATCTGAACAATtgaatttattaaataaaaaaaagaaaagaaaatcaccaTCAATCATTGTCTACATTGTACAAAACAGAAGTCGAATGATCACTGCTATTTGCCGTTTTGCAAAGGACTAATATCCTGTGTTCTGTCAGTAAAATATCTAGGTAGTTACAGTAGTTTTCTGGCTTCGTAGTTAAAGCAGAGCGTATGAGGGGAGAAATGAAGGTCAATGTTTAACAGCACACGTTTTCACGTTTAGACTTTTGTAGCTAAGACCTTGAATGGTCCAAAAACTGCTTTGTAAGCTGAGCCGCACCTCTCACATTCAATCAGCCATTTCTTATGAAAATCAATCAACCGACCCCGCGAAGATCATCGACGACGTAAAGGATGATGATCTGAAAAAAAACTCACAACGCTGCATGCATGAAAACGACAACCACAGACATCTCCGTAAACATTATTTAAACAGGCCCCTGGTGATACTCCCGACTCTGGTAATTTAGGCACTCTTCCCCCCAATTGTGGTCACGTACAAGGACATGCAAAGTAACGTCACTTCACTTCAGAGACAGAAAATCCTCAACAGCTCTGTAAGAAAATTGGTTTAATTAAATCAAATGACAGATTTTAACTCACATAATGTTagctggggaggggggggacaaAAAcagattaatatatatataaaaaaaacaaaagaattaaCAAAATACTATGACAAAAGTGAAAGGACACTGACACAATCCTGGCTAGGCATCTTTTCTCGAGCTCACAGTAATGCAGAGCATCAACAATATGTTTACTATGTTCTTAGACCACTTTAATAATCACTTTACAGAGATCACAACTGTATGTAAATCTGGATAAACATCTTTCTGTCGGCTGTTTCAGCCGTTAGAGTGGAGCAGAGGTGTAGTAACTGGGTTTGATGGGCTCTCATtcgcagttttttttctttgagtcGGGCGAGGCCGACTCCTCCAGAAACCCTGGACGAAGAGATGGGAGGCGTGTGAAGTCGTAGAAGGgcgaggggggaggggggtgaggGGCATCAAACATTTGCAGCTCCAACATACTCGTCATGGCCAGTCAGTTTGGGCAAAGCTTGGTGGAGGTGGGTGCAGTTTTCTTGTAGGACTTCTCctcagacaccccccccccccaagcaCCACTCTGCCTACATAAGTCTGTACAGGAAGTCAGGAGGATTGGCTTAGAAACCCATGCCTCCCATACCGCCCATGCCTCCCATGCCTCCCATGCCGCCCGCTGGcatctccttctcttccttgGGCAACTCTGTGACGACGCACTCGGCAGTGGAGAGCAGGGAGGCGACTCCCGCGGCGTCCATCAGGGCCGTCCTCACCACCTGTACAGGGAGGAGACCAGACGTTAACAGCACGTCAATGCACGTTTGGCACAGCTGCAGTCGAGTTTGCatataattagggctgcaaccaacgaTCGTTTCACTCATTGATTAATCCGTCTTATTACATAACATCAATTATTCGTGTACGTTTTTACAATAAATAAGAGGCCATGAAAAGAGTGTcttcaaacattttgttttgtccagCCAACAGTCTAAAAATAGTTGCATTGTAATGTTACGAGACATTATGTAGTGAAGAGGATtaagattttgaaaaaaagagataTTGAACATAGTTAGGGCTGCAAAGTTATGATCATTTCATAATCAATTATTGGATTGtggtgtattaaaaaaaaaaaaaaaaaaaaaaaagagtgaaatgtGCCCATCACAGTTTCCTGGAGCCCAAGGTGAAATGTCttcaaaatgtcttgttttgtctgaccaactcaaaagatattcagtttaaaatgatataaaaacagagaaaagccaCAAATTCACGCgtctgagaagctggaaccagaaaatatttggatttttttcttcttaatatATGAAAATAGTTTCTGTCCACTGACTGACTCAACTAATTGCCTTGGCACAAAATACGATAACTTTGTACTAGaccttagatcggcccaaaaaaaaaaaaaaaaatcaagcccgaacctacccgagcccgttgcgtccgagcccagcccgacacattaactgtaattatgagcccgagcccgatttaaacccgacaatgttttaatacgtgggccgttataactgacgttctcaactacagtTCAGAGTTGttggaactacagaaatctgtttagaataatacaacaaggacgaagctgtaaactgctgtttattcagaatggaacggatcacaaatggatctgaatgaagaaacgtaaaaaaaaagaaacaatgatgaacaacatattgttgtcactgcccacgacttgtttaaactgcttccatacctccgactttcctccacacttgctcaaaaggtaattctgtttttctttttttctttacatcttcaagctcccggtgtgatgcgtgcgagaggaggagactcattTGTagacatttgttacttttatatagcttatatatacatatttataatatttctgattatggcatagctttctccccacccaaataggataataaggtaatggataaaaaaaataaataaataaaaaattacttgatcaagggtccggcccgggcccggcccgaggatgcggcggaaaataacggcccgagcccgacccgaggtccggtctggctcgggccgagaatctaaactctactttgTACCTAGATTGCAGCACTCCGTCTGAGCCAAATATCACAACTCAAAATCATTTTCCACCTTCTCAGAACCTCTTAACCACTAAGTGGCAGTAGTGATCCGGTTTAGAGCTTcgattaaaggacaaatccggcgcaaaatgaatgtacagacagtttattaaaaagactgtctgaaaataaactgtctgtacacttacaaagttctcaatgcttctgtttacatgtagggaccctcattatgctaccgtggaagtgtggtgctattttgagccttgttagtggtatagaaatagcgatttcatttaactttacccgtgccccgacgactagcgttataaggtaattagcggtttgtgataaaactggtcacattcgattagcatgaaaacatatcccagagaacggtcgactcggtacacgtgctattaacccctaggttgaTTCTGctccggatttgtcctttaagctaCAAATGAAGAATCGGTGTGATGTGTACGGGGACATTCGCGGCCTCTCGTCCACAATCAATGAGTGCTGTACCTTGGTGGGGTCGATGATGCCCTTCTCCACCATGTTGACGTATTCTCCCAGCATGGCGTCGTAGCCGAGCTCAGCTGACCCCCGCAGGATCGTCTCCACCACCAGTGAACCCTCCACACCCGCATTTTTAGCGATGGTCATGGCGGGGATACGGAGCGCCCGTCTGATGATCTCCACACCTGGTCCGGAAGAAAAGGAAATCAGATTTATGAAAATAATGAAAGCTGTGTCTGTTAAACCATATTACATAGGACTACAGTTTCTTTTTAGTACAtttgagcctgtgtgtgtgtgtgtgtgtattactaACCAATCTTCTGGTCAGCATTGACAGTTTTGACGGTGTCAAGGCATGGGATGCAGCGCAGCAGGGCGCAGCCTCCGCCTGGCACGATGCCCTCCTCCACTGCTGCCCGTGTGGCGTTCAGAGCGTCCGTCACGCGGTCCTTCTTCTCGTTCACCTCCACGTCACTCGTTCCTCCGATCTGAGATGGAGAGCACGCGTCACAGCTTTGCTTTTCTAGCGCAGAACTACAATGACCAGCGATTAGTACCGTCTGTCTGTTTCAGTTTGAGACGTACCTTGAGTACCGCCACTCCGTCCGACAGCTTGGCCAGCCTCTCGTTGAGCTTCTCCTTCTCGTAGTCACTGGTGGTGCTCTCCAGCAGCTCCACGATCTCTGCCGCACGCTTGTCGACCTCAGCGGGGCTGCCGCCTCCCCTCAGCAGCAGGGTGTCATCTTTGGTAATCTGCACCTCACCGATCTTACCAAAGTCGTGAGCCTGGATGTCTTCAAGAGCCAGGCCTACTGCATCATCTCCAAACACctggggaaagagagagagaaataaaaggaaCATTTAGAAATCAAGTCATACACCCGAGATATTACATTTAACTTGAGCTTCATGCAATTTAGCAGTGGTGAAAAGAGCACTCAGATCTTTTTGCCTTGTACcgcagtgtagaaatactctgctaCAAGTAATACCCCCGGCTCAAAATACtggcatcaaaatatactaaaagtaccaaaagtaaaaaaaggtgGAGCTGAACTTAACTACTTCATATACTTTTATCTGCTGGGCAGCTTGTGAATTTCCTCCCGGAGTTCAATAAAGTTTTAACTCAATCTATAACATTACATCATActtaaaaggacaattccggcgcaaaatgaacctaggggttaataacacgatTACCGAggcgaccgttctctgggatatgtttccATGCTAAATCAAATGTGATCAGTTtcatcgcaaaccgctaattagcttatattcacgtatacaggcgggcCCCATCTTGGGAAAACCGTCAcaaccagtcgaacgacgaacggcgtgcaaccagtaacatagctcaagtaCGGCGTTCGACTGgttgtgactgttttcccaagatggggCCTGCCTGTATatgtgaacggtactgtctttctaaactatctttttaataaactgtctgtacacttacaaagttctcaatgcttcggtttacatgtagggaccctcattatgctaccgtggaagtgtggtgctattttgagccttgttagtggtatagaaatagcgatttctttttactttaccctctgccccgacgactagcttcataagctaattagcggtttgggctaaaactggtcacattcgattaccatgaaaacatatcccagagaacggtcgactcggtacacgtgtgttattaacccctaggttcattttgcgctggatttgtcctttaatttGTTGGTGTTATTGTGTATTATTAATGTGACTAGTAGAGTATTTAAGCACAGAAGTTCTTGTTTGTTGAGAGTGAGAAGTGGACTTACAGTGCCCCCGGTGGCGACGGCCATGTCCCTTAGCTGATTCTTCCGGTTGTCGCCGAATCCTGGAGCTTTAACAGCCACCACCTGAAGCCCAACCTTGAGCCTGCAAATTAAGTTGTTGAATATGCGCTACTTTTAGTTCTCTTCTTTTTTAATGatgatttatatatattttttttccaaaacagCACAGTAGCTCTCGTATGTACCTGTTGAGAACCAAGGTGCTGAGGGCCTCTCCGTCCACATCCTCAGCCACAATAACCAGCGGTTTACGGTGCTGGTTGGCGATCTCCAGGGCTGGCACGATGCTCTGGACGCTGGAGATCTTCTTCTCGCTCAGCAGCAGGTAGGCGTCCTGGAACTCAACCTTCTGACCTGGAAACAGAGACAACTGATTTTAGCAATGCGTTTCTTTCATAGGCAACAGACAGATGACGTTATACGAGCCAGTGTGAGCTCCCTTACCTTTGGCAGTGTTGATGAAGTAAGGGGAGATGTAACCACGGTCAAACTTCATACCCTCAATGATCTCCAGCTCATCGTGCAGGGTCTTCCCATCCTGAGACGAAGAGCAGGTATTGATTAGGTCACAGACTCTAATAACAGACTATTTAAGCAATCATAATAGCAGTAAATAAGTCTTTTAATACCGGTGTGTGAAGTTCTAATACTAACCTTGACGGTGATGACTCCCTTGCGGCCAACTTTCTTCATGGCGTTGGAAATTAGGGTACCAATCTCCACGTCTCCGTTGGCTGAGATTGTGGCAACCTTAAAAAGACAAATGACATTATTAAAGCATTTTATAATACTCCACAAGTAAaactcctgcattcaaaaccttaagtagaaagtattatcagcacaaatttactttaagtatcaaaagtagtCATTGTGCagtaaagctgcagacacacagaccagacggccgaccctcggcagaaaaggcagtcggactgatcggtctccccgagttggtccaaaaagtgcctcggaacacaccgaagagacgagacgtagtacgtctccatagcagcaggcggcgctaatctgtattgtcgcccaaaaaatgaaaaccggcagctgattggacgaacgcgtcacgtgggtccggtttctccggaaattcaaagccagactgtcatggcggctcgttcagaatacgatctcatattgtgataacatagttcaccgaaacgtgtttctgaaaacattttaagagagaaatgggccgtgcagttgctgaatctgtcttcatttcagatcaacaaaggtcagtttaaaagattttcgtcagattttgagagactctagtcacgctcattctgctccccgtttccgggttagcactccaccaatcagatgggtcatttgagtctgactgccggcagtgctcGCCGtcccgattatacatgtcaaatcgtcTTAAATGAAGgccggaacacaccgaacagactcgagtcactgacctcggcagactgtccaacggccgattatcggctctgtgtgtccgggccttaaaACGTTCCCCGTCAGTGTTTTAccattttaaattatgtttttggaTTACTGCTTTATTAATGTGTCTGTTGCaatgtacttgagtaaatgtacttagttacattcccccGCTGCGTAGCGACTCATCATTTCTATGAATTTACCACTGATCCCGTTTACCTGTGCGATCTCCTCGGGGGTCGTGACTGGCTTGGAGAGATTTTTCAGCTCTTTGATGACAGTTTCTACGGCCATCATGACTCCCCGGCGGATCTCCACGGGGTTGGCGCCTTTGCTGATGGTGTCGAAGCCCTCCTTGGCGATGGCCCGAGCCAGCACTGTGGCGGTGGTAGTGCCGTCGCCGGCCTCCTCGTTGGTGTTGTTGGCCACGTCCTGCACCAGCTTGGCACCGATGTTCTTGTACTTGTCCTTCAGGTCGATGCTCTTGGCCACCGTCACGCCGTCCTTGGTGACCTTGGGGCTGCCCCAGCTCTGCTCGATGATGACATTGCGACCCTGGAATGCAGACAGGAAGTGGTGAGGTAAAGGGGTCTGTAACGTTGGGGCAAGTGAGCTCCGAATGACAAAAGTGAGTAATAACCATAGACCGTAATAAATAATGGACGTAGCAGCAACAACGTCACCCtctggtttgtggactgccgttttgaagcctttAGTTTGGCATTTGGCCGCCGCGGATTCTTTTGAACGGACGAAACACATTTGGaacgagagggtggagctggggaggatgccGTCGGCTATGGTTTCAATGGTGCTgcactaagctaaacgctagTGAGGGACACTTGCCGATTTCCAACCGGCTGAAGAGAGTCATACAGCGGCGTTTTTTGCCAGTGGGTAAACGCGGCTCTCGGGGCACTGGCGCTGTTcatagctagcttggttggcagaacaagacatttttaggcgaccacAATTTTCCAATTTAAGTGAAAAACACAGTgaaagggtcaaagtttaaaatgaaaacacaaacacccaaaaacaagttcacggctattttaatgtacacagtgcagtccatggttagcattgctaagcctctctCCTGATTCACAGGGTGGCGTGTAGCCAcccccctaaagcatcccctgcttcatcgtctatttaaaaataaatgggaccgtgatttactaaatgaacatcatcaaattaagatagaatgcaggtctgaaaagtgaaggcAATGTGGAAGTGCTTTAAACCTATAGGGCTgggctatatatatattgatattatatcgatatacgaggctagatatcgtcttaaattttggatattgtaatatgacacaagtgttgtcttttcctggttttaaaggttgtattacagtgaagtgatgtcattttctgaacacacCGGACTGTTCTAGCTATTCtatatttgcctttacccacagttattatatcaacataactgatgattatttctCAAAAATCTCactgtgtgcatattttgtgaaagcacctattgtcaaccctacaatatcgccacgatatcgatatatttggtcaaaaatattgggATATTTGATTTCCTCCagatcgcccagctctagtaaTAACCCAGCCAGTGGATTGAATACTAGACATCAAAGATTACCTTTGGGCCCATGGTGACAGCCACAGCGTCAGCCAGCAGGTCCACTCCCTGCAGCATCAGGGCACGAGCATCCGCTCCAAACTTCACATCCTTGGCGTAGGCTCGTGTGAGGTGAGGCGCCAGCGCCCTGCACACAGGCCTCACCTGCTTCATGACGGTTGGTAAACGAAACATCTCTGTGGGAAGAAAAGAGAGGGGAAGTTAAGCAGCACGTCTGAGACCAACGATCACCGGTGAACCAGAGGGGTCCACATCAAATCTGCCAAGTTACTGAGTCGTCACAGGAATCTTACATACACTGAAAATAGATGTGATGAGTGGAGCCAAAGTACACCTAAATACaactaagtatatttactcaagcgctgtacttaagtacaattttcaAGGTACATAAAGGAGCTTCCATTTTCGACTTCCCTACATCTCAGATGCAgtactttttattccactacGTCATGTATTcgatagtctcgctttgccagaccctcctccaaagcgcgctgaaggagggtctggctactccacatagctttcggggatgggaggaaaacgtgctctggtttattggcgtttctttaaaccaatcagaatcgtcttgggtggtgctaaactccgcacagagccgctgcaaaatactcgtgcgagagaaaactcagattggacagatagtctagctagctgtctggatttaccctgcagagatctgaggagcagttaaccatagtccagTTAACCATAATGCCAACagaaagaaagcggaaggaaacggaaaagaaattccctgcagcaccggagcaatcctggaagagGAACGCAAAAAGATATAAACTATGTATTCgataactttagttactttccagATACAGTAAAAATACTAAAACATAACTCAACATATAAATAATCGCCGCAAAAAAATTCACAAGCTTTCCAGCAGAGCATAGTGATAAATTAAAATGAGCTCtccctttaccagctgcaacattataAGTGATggaaatgcatcaataattagaATCCaatattataacatttatattataaatatttgcAAAATTAATACTTTTAAGTATATTCTGATGCCAAAACTTAATACTTgtactaaaagtaaaattaaatatactgtgatattactcttaaataaaagatgtgagtacctcttccaccactgcctaaaCTGTGACAGGAGGACAGATTATGTGTTACAAAGGTCAACTGCGCCCCTCGTGGTCAATAGTGGCATGACACCAGTGAATGAATGACTCTCCACTTATGGGATGGTGAAACATTTTCAAAGCTCTCCATGGTGAAACCATAACCAAAGAAAATGTCACAGCAAAGCTTATGTTTGCAGGGAGAGATATGATTTCACAACAGCACACTGAGTTGACCTCAAATGTATGAATTAGTTTGTTTTAAATgcaactattttatttttttttattacaatgaGACCAGATATTCAACTACAATTAGGGCCGCaactattttgtattaacagttTGTCGTCAAGTTTTGCTCAATTATTCAAAGCATTGTTTAGTCAATGATGTCATAAAACTGGGGAAATGCTCATCACAATTTTGGGGCCATCttcatattgtttgtttgtctctaATATATTCAATAGACGTtcatataaaaacacatttacatttaagaagctggaagaATGAGACTGAGTGGCATTTGTGCTTGATCAATATATCTAATGATGGTTGAATGATAATAACAATTGTTCTGATGTTGATTAGAAAATcaatattaaaaagaaattgcCTGGAGACATGCCCCTTCAGGAAAAAACATATAGGTTGGTTTAtttcagtggtggaaaaagtattcagatcttttacttcatTAAAAGTAAACATACCACGCTGTGGAAATACTCCACAAagagtcctgcattcaaaaccttacttCAAAAAGACAGTACCAGCACAATTTACCCCAAAGTAAATAAACGTAAATGTTCCCCGTCAGTGTTTTTCTCttctgatgtttctggattaatattcctgctgcattcatgtgtatgttgcattttcctgctgtagatgtttaaggttgtgctcattttaactccttcatatactgttgggtagtttaatctacagcaatgcatcatattctataagatgatcatgtttgtagcgtcgctgtcctgtgagaaccacgtatccCTAAAGAGTTTTTCATGGTGGCAGAAAAACAGccgttttcagctttgtgacgttGCTTTTTCCAGGTGATCTGAGAGACTTTTAAAAAattatttagcttaagaagtagGAGGATTATTCAACACATAAAGAAACTttatccttcagtttatcacaaacattcaacatcaacacacctGGAGATACGTGGTTtacactggacaggaaggggataaaaaaaatacctgtcatctgaaaagtaactaaagctgtcagacaaatgtagtggagtaaaaactacaatatttccctctgagatgtagtggagtagaaatatAACGTtgcatatattttaaatattcaagcaaagtacctcaaaactgtACTTAATTACAGTAAATGTGCTTCAACATGCTTGGAAATCACGTTTTCCTACTTGGCAAAACATTCTTTAAATGTATACATCAATAATAAAGAATCAGACTTGTATTTATATTGGCCTTAATCGTGACTAATTATGAAATGTATTCACCCAAAACCACTTCCTGGTTACCCCCGCACGTGTGCTCTTCAGGTCGTGCGTCACAAGGTCAAATTGTAAAAACGACATGTGCGGAACTACCTCACCATCTCTGCTCGTGCTCAGCCTTAATATAATGAGTGGCCATCACACTGTCAGAGCCAGTAATTGCTCAACATTTGTGTAACTGACGACAAATGTTAACACAGCTTAATAAGACACCTCCTGCATTGCCAGTCAAATTGTGCACAGCATTATGGAGGAGGGACGTTAAGGAAAGGTTTCATCATATCAGACACGAGACGTTCCTGATGAAATAGTAATCATTATCCGGCTAAAATAAATATGTGGCTTAAAGAGCTGTAGTAGTAACAGTTTAGCGTGTATGTCCTTGCAATTACGAACAGAAATGTTAGCTAGGAGTATTTAAGCCTAACGTTACCTCTCAGC
This window harbors:
- the hspd1 gene encoding 60 kDa heat shock protein, mitochondrial, whose product is MFRLPTVMKQVRPVCRALAPHLTRAYAKDVKFGADARALMLQGVDLLADAVAVTMGPKGRNVIIEQSWGSPKVTKDGVTVAKSIDLKDKYKNIGAKLVQDVANNTNEEAGDGTTTATVLARAIAKEGFDTISKGANPVEIRRGVMMAVETVIKELKNLSKPVTTPEEIAQVATISANGDVEIGTLISNAMKKVGRKGVITVKDGKTLHDELEIIEGMKFDRGYISPYFINTAKGQKVEFQDAYLLLSEKKISSVQSIVPALEIANQHRKPLVIVAEDVDGEALSTLVLNRLKVGLQVVAVKAPGFGDNRKNQLRDMAVATGGTVFGDDAVGLALEDIQAHDFGKIGEVQITKDDTLLLRGGGSPAEVDKRAAEIVELLESTTSDYEKEKLNERLAKLSDGVAVLKIGGTSDVEVNEKKDRVTDALNATRAAVEEGIVPGGGCALLRCIPCLDTVKTVNADQKIGVEIIRRALRIPAMTIAKNAGVEGSLVVETILRGSAELGYDAMLGEYVNMVEKGIIDPTKVVRTALMDAAGVASLLSTAECVVTELPKEEKEMPAGGMGGMGGMGGMGGMGF